Within Maridesulfovibrio frigidus DSM 17176, the genomic segment GTGTAAAAGCTCCGTTAGTTCGATTTGCTTCATCCTTAATTACATAATTGAAATCTATATGTTAAGACTTTTATATATATTAAATTCTCTCTCCCTCAACACTAGTAACATACCCACCACTCCCCAATTTATGAGTCGCACGGGTAACACTCCAAAGACCATTAACCCCATCACGAAAACCAGAAAGCGAAAGCCTACACTCTGCCCTTAGCTCTGGCCTTCCCGGAAGGCTTACCGAAAGGGATTGCTTACCCCTTTGGAAAGCCTCTAGTTTAGCCTTTGCCGCTTTTGCCGCCGCTTCAAATGTTGGATAAATATGTCTAATGCGGTGAACTGGTTCCCCTGCTCCTGCAATCTCTTCAATATCTTTCGCGGATTCAACAGAACGCCAGATAGCAACAACCTGATTATAGTCAGAACGAGCAGTTATATTTACGCGGTAATTTGTAACTTCTGAAGGGATCAGGGCCACGGTAGGCATCGCCTTGCCGGAAATAGTTTTACCCTGCCCTTTGTGAGCAAATACAAGCTTGCCACCGTTAGCCTTTGCTATGGCATCATGATCCGCCGCTATGCGGGTAAGCAGGTGCATATCTGATTCGTTTATCTGGTCGATATGCGGTAACCCTACGCCGGACAAATCAGAAGCAACGGCAGGGTCAAGCCCGTGGTCGGCTCCGACGGTTGCCACCAATGCGCCTATAGTCTGCGGAAGCCATGAGCGAGTTTTCTGCGTTTGAAGATGGGAATAGGCCGCGCTCTTTTCCTGCGGTGCGCCAGCCGCTTTTATGTCCATTTTATCCGGCGGACCGGAAAGCGAAATTTCGTCCGAAACATACAGCCCCATGAAGGTTGCCGCCTGTCCGTACCCTAGCCATACTTTAAGTTGTCCACCTGCTTTCGGTAGCTTGTAGCCTCTGTCATGCAGGGAAATAGCCAAAGAATCAGACTTAACACCAGCTTCATCAGTTATGGTCAGAGATATTAAATTTTCGCGAATGGCTTCGGTTATATCGTTGCCGTCGGCTTCAACTCTATATGCGGGCTTGTGCTTTAATCCCATAAGCTTATTCCTTGATCCGGTTCCGGCGTGGCAATTTCTGGCAAATTGATTTCAATGCCAGCTTCTAAAGTAGTACCCTTATCAGCAAGACCGGGATTAGCTTCAAGCACGATTACAACCGCAGATTCAAAACCGTAATAGTCAAAACATATCCGGTCTAAAATATCGCCGTCTTTAGTTCTGTATATCATTCTTCATACCGTTGAATCTTGAGAGTGAATTCCATCTTGAGGGCAATGCCATCCTTTAAAAAAACACTGTCCTTTTCACCGACTGAAAGAATGCACCACTCGTCGTGAACATTACCCAGCCCGTCCACCAGCATAAGCGGGTCGCCCTTCGCTTGCATTTTCCGCATTTTATCAATCTGCCCTAGACCGCCCTTGTAATGAGTGTAGATAACACCCGGCAAAGTAATTTCATCCTTGCCCGGCCCTAAATCCTGCATAGCGGCCCGTTTGCCAATACGCTCAATGGAGGCCCATTTCTGAGCCGTTGAACGTTGCAAAGTTTGATACGCGGCAGTATCAACACTGAAAATAAAATCGCCTAGTTTCAACATTCCCATAAGCTATCCTTAGTCATGCATGGCAAGTCGTGAATTATCTCGGTCCTGCTCGTTCATTTTTTCGACAACCAGATTTGCAATATCTTCTTCAGATTGCCCCGGAGCGGAATTAATAACTATATTATTATGCTGGGTGCGCTGGTTATTATTGCGTGTAGAGGGCTGCACTGTATCGGGCACACGGATTTCCTTACCTTTAGCTGCACCGACTTCGGGTGTTGCTGTTTCAGATGCGCCGACTTCAGGCATTTCACCCTGTTTCAATCCATGCTTATCCCTAATACGTGTAGCCTTTTCCTTTTCTTCGTCTGAAGTCTGCATGTAGTAATCCTGCATAAGCTGATCGGCATCGTTATGGGCAGACTCGGCCAATTTGCGAAAATGCTCAGCGTTCAAATCCGCCTCTGCAAGTTGCTTTTTCTCACGTGCAGTCATGTTGCCAACTCCTGATACTGTTGAGCCGACTTCGGGTATTGCTGTTTCGGTTGCTGGAGCTTCGGTTACGCCGACTTCAGACTTTTCACCCTGTTTCAATCCATACTTATCCCTAATACGTGCAGCCTTTTCCTTTTCTTCTTCTGAAGTCTGCATGTAGTAATCCTGCATAAGCTGATCGGCATCGTTATGGGCAGACTCGGCCAATTTGCGAAAATGCTCAGCGTTCAAATCCGCCTCTGCAAGTTGCTTTTTCTCGCGAGCAGTCATGTTGCCAACTCCTGATGCTGTCGAGCCGACTTCGGGACGGGCATCAACCGGATCAAGCAAGGCGGATGAGTCAGCAACCGCCGTGCCGACTTCAGGTGATTCTTTTGATCTAACTTTCGACTTTTCCTTATCCTCTTCATCATCACCAAAGCCGAAAAAGCTTGCGACACTGGAAACAGCATCCCCAATACCTCCAAAAAGAGCGGAAGCCTTGTCACCTATCCAACCGAACAAATCACCAATCCACGCCTTGATAGGTTCCCAATGCTGAATAACCAGCCCCAATGGGGTAAAGTTCATAAAAATGGACTTAATAAAATCAAACCCTGATGAAACAGCATCACCAATCATCGAACCAATATTACAGAAAAAATCGCAAATCGGATCCCAATACTTCCAAACAAGCAACGCCACACCGATTACAGCAGCAATAGCAAGGCCAATAGGGTTAGCCATTACAGCCAGACCTATAGATCTTATTCCGCTAACGATTGCGGGGAAATACGATGAAACTAAAGGTATAATGGCCTTGCCCACCGTGAAAAGATTAGTTGCAAACCGCCCAATTCCAAACGCGGCCTTAACTCCAAAGGCAAGCCCAATAATAATAGCCAAATTATCAAATCCACCAACCAGTGAAGCCACAGTAGAAACGACGCTTCCTATGCTTGAAACAACGGTATAGATCCCGCGTCCAAATGCCAGAAAGCCCGGAATAGCATTTTTTACAGCATCCCCTATGCCGATCAAATCCTTTTTATGAGACTTCACCCAATCGGCAAGTTTTGGGCCATATTCATCAACAAGCGGAGCTAGTGCGCCCCCAATCAAGCCTGAAACTTCCGACGCACAAGACCCCACAACTGTAGTAAGATGTGAAAAAGCAGTATTGTATGCAGATGCTCCAGCCCGCCCTTCGTCTGACATGACATTCAAACGCTTTTGCTGGGCAAGCAAAGCATTAATACCTTCCTTACGAGACCTGATATAACCGAAGAATTTATTAGCTTCACCACCGAAAATCATATCTGCCGCAGACACAGCCTGTTGCTGATCAGGCACATCTTTCATAGCTTTAGATATTTTTTCAAACTGTTCTTCAGGGCTTAAACCTTTAATTTCCTCATAGGACAATCCGAGCATGTCCAAGCCGTCTTTAACAGCGGTAACCTCTTCAACCCCGGCAGATTCACCGAGCTTGTTATTCATTTCCTCAAAAAGGTCACCAACAGTGTCTACTTCAAACCCTGCTTCTTTCGCTATCCCGCCCCAAGCTTGCAACTTTTCAGCGGAGACCCCAAGAGAAGCAGCAAGGGCAACCTGTTCCCCAGTAGCCTTATTCGCCATTGTGACCGCCGCGCCAATCACCCCAACGCCAGCGGCAACACCAGCACCAACACGAGCCGCGCTACCTATTTGGCTTTTCATCTTTCCGCCCGCTTCCATAGCGCGATTAAGGCGGTCCATTTTATCTTTTGCTTTATCTAGCTCAGTTGAAAGACGGCGATGCTCCCCGGCAAGGTTATGAGTTGAAACTCCAGCCTTTTTCAAAGATTTGCTCATACTTTCGAGCTTATCGCGCCCAGCCTTATAAGCTTTGCCCGCTTTTTTAGCGGCTGCTTCGGCGCGGGCCAACTCCGCCGCCATCTTTCTAGTGGGCTTAGCTGTGGCTTCGTACTCCTTACGCAACTTAGCAGCATCACGCCGCAGGGCGCGATATTCCTTGCCCATTTTACGAACACCTTGAGGATCGTACTTTTCTAACAAATCGAGCTTTTTCTTTGCATCCCGGACAGCATCGCCTACATCGGAAAGATCACCGCCCAAGACCTTAATGCTTGAGCGCAAAGATTCTTTCACGGCTCCGCCAATTTCAACTACTGCGGAAAACTTTTTACTTGCCACCTTGCAACCTCACTGCCTCATACAAATCATCAAGAAAGACTTCTGTGTCCATGTCCATAAGTTCGGCACGGCTCCAGCCCGTAAAATGGGCAAGGACCAGAACACCGCGCCGAACTTCAACAGGACTTAAGACAAAAAATCGCGATACACTTGCTGAAGCTTGGAATAGTCTTTCATATCCATTTCTTCGATTACAGCCGGAGCAACTTCGCAAAGATTCGCAAAAAGCAGAACCTCTAGTTCGTCAGAAGATTTGCTAGTTTTTTTTGCTGTAATTTGATCTCGAACTTTCGGACGGCGCATTTCTAGTTTTTCAATTTTCCCGCCATTATCTTCAACCGGATATTCAAGTTTAATAGTAGTCATTTTTATAATCCTAATGAGTTGCGTCTTTCAGCAAGCTGGTCAGTTCCGTTAATAAATCTTTTCATGTTTGGGATATCGATTTCATGAAGCACAACTCCATTCTGTTCACGCTTGTAATATTCAAGCTTCATGGAAAAAGTCTGATTATTCTTTTCGCCGGGCTTCCATGTTCCATCTTCAATCTCAGTGATAATGCCACGTAAATTGACCACCACCGGAATGACAGAACCATCATATGATTCAAGAGAACCGCGCGCGGTGAGCTGTGTTTTCTCGCCGACGGAAACTCCCCATTTTGTAAGAACTTCGGGGAAATGCCCAGTCAGAATAAAAGAAGATTCAAGTGCTTCCATACCCATTTCAATAGGTACGGATGAATCCATACCCCCGGCGCGGTGGTCCTCGGTTTTCAAGACAAGCTTCGGCGGCTTGAACTCCTCAATGTTCCCGGCAAATCCGTACCCATCTACAGTCAGATTTAAATCTTTTAAAACTTTATCTGCTACGCCCATTAGAAAATCTCCTCAAAGTAATCGTTAACCATACGACTACGGAAAGTTACGTGTTCAGCTGGTGCTGGCGGTGTGAAATCAAAATCAAAATAGACCTTCCCCGCCGCTATCTGATCCGTTGAATTAAGCTCTTCATCGGCCCAGCAAGTACCGCCAAGAATCGCGCCTATATTTGTAAGGTTGCGAAGATAGGCATTAACGCCTTCAACCACATCTTCCATGTATGTTTTGGTTATGTTGCGATCTACCGCCCATAAATGAGCTTGCAATAAAGACTCGTTAATCATGTCTGCTGTACGGCGAACTGAAAGGAAGGCCCATTTAGCATCAGCCGAACAAGTCCGGTTGCCCCAAAGCCTGAATCCGTCTTCATTAATAATAGTGGTCACGTTCTTTTCATTGAGCAGATTAGCGCGACAATTTGCATCACCAAGTGCAAAATCAATAGGGCGGGCCGTACCGGATATACCGCTGATTTCTTGATTAGAAGGCGACCACCAAAACCCTTTATCATTGTCGATCGAGGCAATAAGTCCTGCGGCGCGCGGGGAAGGAGGCTCATTTACATAAACCCCATCACGATAAACTTTGACCCAAGGGTCAATAAGGTAACAACGTCCACCAAGATCATTTTCCATGCTAATTGCGTCGGCATCGTTCGTATTAGGGCCATCTACAATAATTATTGCCCGTAGACGCGGTGCCAATCCTTCAAGCTCTGCAACCACCGGATTCTTAAAGAAAGTACCAGGATTTTCGGAATCCTCTTCTTGCTGGTGAGTAAAGCCCGGAGCAATCAAAATACGAGGGGTAAATCCTAAAGCAGACTTTGAACCAAGCAGAGCCTGAACTCCTAAATAATTACCATTAAGCGGATCAACGCCCCCAATGACGTTTGTCATTGCTTCTACTTCATTGGCTCCTTCATCAACACGAATCACGATTACTACTGCCCCGATTTGGTCGAATATGGCATCTAAAGCATTAGGCAAAGTTCCAGCCCCATCTCCGACAGTATCCAACTTTGCAGCTTCAGTCCGATTACCCGCAATCATCACAGGAGTATTAAGCGGAAAGGTTGCCGGATCAGCATCAGGAGCAGTGCCTATGATACCAATCACCGAGGACCGAACGGTCCTAATAGTGCGCGGCCCATCGTCAATTTCGATAACCTCAACACCATGTAAAAAATTATCAGCCATAATTATTCTCCTATTTAGTTATTGTGGCCCATTAAAATTACAGTGAAAATTTCAATGATTGATTTAAGCGCATCTTTACGAGTTTCAACATTTGTCGCAGCCTCGTAAGCGGCCTTGGCTTCTGCCAGTTCGTTATGTGTTCCGGTTGATATTTTTCCGCTATCAATAAGACGAACCTGAACCTTAACGGCTCTATCTGCCCCCGGAAGAATGATTTCAGAAGAGTTGCCAATTTCATCAAGAATGAACGGGGCCAGCTCTGCCGCAAGTATCTTTTTATCGGCAACAGTCATGTCATTTATATTCATGTGTTATGCTCCTGTTTTCCAAGTATCTATTTGCGTTTCAGACACACGACACTCGCTGTCCTTAGACAATTCAGACACGCCAAGGGCCACCCGGCGGAAAGATTCAGCCGGGATTTGCTTTATAGATTCAAGTAGAATGAAATCAGGGCGGTCAGGGTCGGAGTCTGTACCAAGAGTTGTGGTTTCGATTGGAATTTCAATGAAATCTTCTGAAACAAACGAAATTCCATCGGGTCCATAGGCGGCTGTGAGAGCGGGCATTACGTGAACCTTAGAAGGTGCACCGCTAAAATTGGCCGAACTTATATCAATCTCATAGCTTCCGACATTATATAGTGATTTGCCAATGCCAACGTAACTATCATTTAAAGTGACATAGCTGTTTGTACTTAGGGTATATTCATAGGCTTTAGAGCTTCCGGCCCAAAGAATAAAAGTATCAGCGTCAACCATACCCAGTGAAAAATATCCCTGTGAAGGCGGCTTTGTTAACTCTACTAAGCTATTTGTACTTATAGTATATTTATACAAAGCATAGTCAGAGTAACCGATAGCAAGAAGCAGCGTGTCATCATCTACCGAGATAATTGCATGGTATGTTGTATCGTCTGTGGTTAAATTGCCTACTTTTAAAGTTATTGTGCCAGTAGCAATGTCGTATTCATAAAACCCACTTTGAATTGCAAAATAAAATTTACCATCTACATTGTGCATAGTTTTACAAATACCCACAACGCTATCATTTAAAGCAACATAGCTGTTTGTACTCAGGGTAAACTCGTAGGCTTTAGAATTTCCTGCCCAAAGGATAAATGTATCAGAGTCAACCATACCCAATGAGAAATATCCCTGTGAAGGCGGCTTTGTTAACTCGACTAGGCTATTTGTACTTATAGTGTATTTATACAAAGCGTAATCAGAGTAACCAATTGCAAGAAGCAGCGTGTCATCATCTACTGAGATAATAGCATGGTATGATGTCTCATCAGAGGTTAGATTCTCTACTTTTAAAGTAGTTGTGCCAGTAGCAATGTCGTATTCATAAAGTTCACTTTGAATTGCAAAAAAGAGCTTGTTATTAAAATTGTTAACGACATCTCCAGAAACAACGGCCCCTAGATTGGTTATGAGGTTTGTATTCGCTAAAACTTTTTTATTTGTAAAAAGAGTATCCGCATCAGTCTTTGCAAGAACGGGTATTCCCTTATCCCGCACTTTCGCCCGCATCGAAATTTCAGCCCAATCAGTTTCAGCCGCATCCTGATCTACGCCATTACTCCGAAGCGCAGCATTATCAGCAAGAGCAACACCCGCCGCACTTGCATCATCGTGCCCATTCCATGCAGAAAGAAACACAGCTTCGTCACCTGTGATGAAAGCCGAGCTCGTGCGGAATCCTGTTGCCGTTGACCATTCAGACCAACTAAGCAACGTACCCTTATGGCGACACTCAAAAACATAATCAGTGGAAACCTGAAGCAATCCGGCAGGCATTAAGTATTCCAGCACCACGCCAAGTTCAGGCGATAAATGCAGAACTGTATCACCCTGCCTAATCCTAAACTGAATCCCCGCGTGAGTGTCCGCAGTATCACCAACAACGGCAAAGGGGCCTGACATTAAAGTAGGGCATTCCTGCACGTTGGTTGCATCGGCTACAGGCAAAGTATTTGCCGGACGTTCTGCATAATTAAAAATTGAACGAGTTGTGAAACTCTTAGGATCAGACCATGGCGACCATTGCCCAGTATTCAAACGGCGACGAGTCCGCACTTTGTAAAGAGTGCTTACCTGTAAATATCCGGCAGGAATTTCAAAGCTGTTCAAAGCAACGGAACTAGGACCAGAATCAAAAACAGGATTTGAAAAATTTCCCGATCCAAGATCAACCTGCCACTGGCTTGCTTGATGCTCAGTATTTGCAAACACAGGCACGAACTCATGGGCGGAAATAATAGGAGTTTCACCGATATCAGTTGCCCCGTCTGCCGGGCTTATAATTTCAGGGATTCCGGTTGCGAGTCTTGCCAGCAAATCAGGATGGGCTTCAGAGTCAACATCATGGACAACAATGTCATCTTGCGTTGCTAAAAGTACCGGACTTTGCATGATAGTAATTTCAGCCGCATTGCCAGTTACAACATCAATACGAAATTGCTTTTCAAGCGGCGCGGCCCCGGCAGGAAGTTGCGGTATATAATCGTATTGTTCACCCGCATAATCCACGGCGTAAAGAATTTCACCGCGCGACGGATGGGTTGCAAAAATTCCTATTTCACGCAGAGCAAAACCCGAGACAAGGCCCGAATTGGTCAGCATTGCGTGAAGAGTATAACACCCTGCGGGTTCATCAGTATCCGGCACGGAACTAGGAGCAATTGAACCAATATCAAGGCTCATAGCTTCATCAAGCAACGCGGTTAGCTCCGCTGGTGCACTTAGTTGAGATTCATTCCAAATGCCGGACCCTACAGCAATACGCGTAAAATCAAGCACGGTTCCCGCACCGACCAAGCCTAAAAGCTCCATGCCGTGCCGGGTAAGTTTCATACCTGTAAAATTAGGCATTAATGCCTCCTATGGTAATGGTATCAATCACCTGTACAGCTCCGCCAAAAAACAACCCCACAGGGTCAACTTCCAGCGACGTAGCAGGTAAATTTATAGTAATAATGTCCGCTTCTCTGACACCTGCACCGCTGTAAAAAAGGGCTGGATCAGAAGAAATATTGATATGCACAGGAATATGCTGAACTGAACCGGAGCGAACAGCCCCGCCAGTAAATGAAGGATTTATAAGCGTGGAATGAAACACAATTGAATCGAGGTGTGAACGGGTGTTTTTCGCAACCGCTACAGCTTCAAGCATGTCAAAATATACAGCTTCACTCGCGGTTGTTTCAGTGGAAACTTTGAACTTGTATTCATCTCCGTCATATTCAAACCATTCAAGTACGTCGGCAGAAATACCGAGGGCATCAAGATACCTTTCAACGGCAACCGGAGTTCCTTTAATACGATGAATAGCTATGCTTGTTTTAATGACCGCCCGCTTTGTTGCCTCGGGCCATGAGTCTTTCCACAGGTCCACGGAAAGCGACCACGCCAACCACGGCAAGAAAACAACCGGACATTTTTCAGGGTTCC encodes:
- a CDS encoding contractile injection system protein, VgrG/Pvc8 family; protein product: MGLKHKPAYRVEADGNDITEAIRENLISLTITDEAGVKSDSLAISLHDRGYKLPKAGGQLKVWLGYGQAATFMGLYVSDEISLSGPPDKMDIKAAGAPQEKSAAYSHLQTQKTRSWLPQTIGALVATVGADHGLDPAVASDLSGVGLPHIDQINESDMHLLTRIAADHDAIAKANGGKLVFAHKGQGKTISGKAMPTVALIPSEVTNYRVNITARSDYNQVVAIWRSVESAKDIEEIAGAGEPVHRIRHIYPTFEAAAKAAKAKLEAFQRGKQSLSVSLPGRPELRAECRLSLSGFRDGVNGLWSVTRATHKLGSGGYVTSVEGERI
- a CDS encoding tail protein X, which encodes MIYRTKDGDILDRICFDYYGFESAVVIVLEANPGLADKGTTLEAGIEINLPEIATPEPDQGISLWD
- a CDS encoding phage tail protein, producing the protein MGMLKLGDFIFSVDTAAYQTLQRSTAQKWASIERIGKRAAMQDLGPGKDEITLPGVIYTHYKGGLGQIDKMRKMQAKGDPLMLVDGLGNVHDEWCILSVGEKDSVFLKDGIALKMEFTLKIQRYEE
- a CDS encoding phage tail tape measure protein produces the protein MASKKFSAVVEIGGAVKESLRSSIKVLGGDLSDVGDAVRDAKKKLDLLEKYDPQGVRKMGKEYRALRRDAAKLRKEYEATAKPTRKMAAELARAEAAAKKAGKAYKAGRDKLESMSKSLKKAGVSTHNLAGEHRRLSTELDKAKDKMDRLNRAMEAGGKMKSQIGSAARVGAGVAAGVGVIGAAVTMANKATGEQVALAASLGVSAEKLQAWGGIAKEAGFEVDTVGDLFEEMNNKLGESAGVEEVTAVKDGLDMLGLSYEEIKGLSPEEQFEKISKAMKDVPDQQQAVSAADMIFGGEANKFFGYIRSRKEGINALLAQQKRLNVMSDEGRAGASAYNTAFSHLTTVVGSCASEVSGLIGGALAPLVDEYGPKLADWVKSHKKDLIGIGDAVKNAIPGFLAFGRGIYTVVSSIGSVVSTVASLVGGFDNLAIIIGLAFGVKAAFGIGRFATNLFTVGKAIIPLVSSYFPAIVSGIRSIGLAVMANPIGLAIAAVIGVALLVWKYWDPICDFFCNIGSMIGDAVSSGFDFIKSIFMNFTPLGLVIQHWEPIKAWIGDLFGWIGDKASALFGGIGDAVSSVASFFGFGDDEEDKEKSKVRSKESPEVGTAVADSSALLDPVDARPEVGSTASGVGNMTAREKKQLAEADLNAEHFRKLAESAHNDADQLMQDYYMQTSEEEKEKAARIRDKYGLKQGEKSEVGVTEAPATETAIPEVGSTVSGVGNMTAREKKQLAEADLNAEHFRKLAESAHNDADQLMQDYYMQTSDEEKEKATRIRDKHGLKQGEMPEVGASETATPEVGAAKGKEIRVPDTVQPSTRNNNQRTQHNNIVINSAPGQSEEDIANLVVEKMNEQDRDNSRLAMHD
- a CDS encoding phage tail assembly protein, which translates into the protein MTTIKLEYPVEDNGGKIEKLEMRRPKVRDQITAKKTSKSSDELEVLLFANLCEVAPAVIEEMDMKDYSKLQQVYRDFLS
- a CDS encoding phage major tail tube protein; this encodes MGVADKVLKDLNLTVDGYGFAGNIEEFKPPKLVLKTEDHRAGGMDSSVPIEMGMEALESSFILTGHFPEVLTKWGVSVGEKTQLTARGSLESYDGSVIPVVVNLRGIITEIEDGTWKPGEKNNQTFSMKLEYYKREQNGVVLHEIDIPNMKRFINGTDQLAERRNSLGL
- a CDS encoding phage tail sheath C-terminal domain-containing protein; amino-acid sequence: MADNFLHGVEVIEIDDGPRTIRTVRSSVIGIIGTAPDADPATFPLNTPVMIAGNRTEAAKLDTVGDGAGTLPNALDAIFDQIGAVVIVIRVDEGANEVEAMTNVIGGVDPLNGNYLGVQALLGSKSALGFTPRILIAPGFTHQQEEDSENPGTFFKNPVVAELEGLAPRLRAIIIVDGPNTNDADAISMENDLGGRCYLIDPWVKVYRDGVYVNEPPSPRAAGLIASIDNDKGFWWSPSNQEISGISGTARPIDFALGDANCRANLLNEKNVTTIINEDGFRLWGNRTCSADAKWAFLSVRRTADMINESLLQAHLWAVDRNITKTYMEDVVEGVNAYLRNLTNIGAILGGTCWADEELNSTDQIAAGKVYFDFDFTPPAPAEHVTFRSRMVNDYFEEIF
- a CDS encoding phage tail protein I, yielding MSDLLPISATKQERDLSNAVARIEAVPVDIRDLWNPEKCPVVFLPWLAWSLSVDLWKDSWPEATKRAVIKTSIAIHRIKGTPVAVERYLDALGISADVLEWFEYDGDEYKFKVSTETTASEAVYFDMLEAVAVAKNTRSHLDSIVFHSTLINPSFTGGAVRSGSVQHIPVHINISSDPALFYSGAGVREADIITINLPATSLEVDPVGLFFGGAVQVIDTITIGGINA